The following are encoded together in the Triticum dicoccoides isolate Atlit2015 ecotype Zavitan chromosome 6B, WEW_v2.0, whole genome shotgun sequence genome:
- the LOC119320406 gene encoding uncharacterized protein LOC119320406: MSTYFCSFADKKWEIWFHLEGRNPMKRVIYESDISFVTLQSLIASEGYGQSDYMYYVKEEIGSARVKYLGNESSVHEMLEFFNHVNVVNIRVVRDVEPAISTHAIQNYMNTQESCCVQKVVEQSEFQNEIDDRKAQLERSRIQREADLNHFEGDTEVSEFCSDDSVHSDGSAEAVQQMEIECASEEETPLQSTAIVKHVKNPGPTSRCHNEVEKKCFEDWFPEADEFCFAGDPGISDEEEEDEVELPYIMKKAKTKSSKKKMKERVYFDPSIPNSHLLLCKSLCFDSVYQFREALRDFHIRTLRSFHYHRNTPTRIIVWCSQREHGCEFYICASRIAHERTFCIKKCNMEHTCPASAENTKVTTKWLSKEVEPSLRADPRAPVDSLTKNSKVKFSVDVSNSVAYRARRKAMKVVQGDQKEQYYRLRDYLQAVLDTNPGSRCVVTTFEDPENPAPTPRFKYMFYCLHASKQRFLNGCRPFIELDGCFIKLTTGQQILAATGRDGNNNIYPIAFGVVDKEDSESWTWFLTQLRCCIGSGSKFGTYTIISDRQKGLLKAINEVFPDSPQRFCLRHIYANFQSAGFRGAELKKLVDKASYSFTKHGHELAMAELKAECEDAWKWLSKIPKETWCRSSMDYNCKTDLVVNNLSEVFNKMILDVRAKPIRTMFEGIRTKQMIKRQKTREKTENSRWMITPNYSEKLEENKKYAKFCEAHKAGPDIWQVSSKENQYCVNLATNSCDCRRWDMTGVTCSHAIAAMSKIHMHPEDYVHEFFKKPLYIEAYKDIVYPVPDPGFWPDTHTQDIEPPVFKEKAGKKQTARRKGQFEVPAPKDTSRMGTITCSNCGLQGHRFTYCGTALNPSLQMRKNLHQENREIFRGSSSASHPPPEPPHQHQTSQRPASSTPPPKAVRNRKTAADKRASASTISAGAARSSPAPPTGSASTRAPRGSASTRTFNAPRASTAESGILAGKRKRKPPSKFALYFSASGNH; encoded by the exons atgagcaCCTATTTCTGCAGTTTTGCTGACAAGAAGTGGGAGATATGGTTTCATTTAGAAGGAAGAAACCCTATGAAAAGGGTTATATATGAGTCAGATATATCTTTTGTTACTCTACAATCACTCATTGCTAGTGAAGGGTATGGGCAGAGTGATTACATGTACTATGTGAAGGAGGAAATTGGATCTGCAAGAGTAAAGTATTTAGGTAATGAATCTAGTGTTCATGAAATGTTGGAGTTTTTTAATCATGTCAATGTTGTGAACATAAGGGTTGTGAGAGATGTTGAACCTGCAATAAGTACACATGCTATTCAGAATTACATGAACACTCAAGAGAGTTGTTGTGTGCAAAAGGTTGTGGAGCAATCTGAGTTTCAGAATGAGATAGATGATAGAAAGGCTCAGCTTGAGAGGAGCAGgattcaaagagaggcagatttgaACCACTTTGAAGGAGACACTGAAGTGTCTGAATTTTGTTCTGATGATTCAGTTCATTCAGATGGTAGTGCTGAAGCTGTTCAACAAATGGAAATAGAGTGTGCCTCTGAAGAGGAAACACCATTGCAAAGTACTGCTATTGTGAAACATGTGAAGAACCCTGGGCCAACTAGCAGATGTCACAATGAGGtagagaaaaaatgttttgaagatTGGTTTCCTGAAGCAGATGAGTTTTGTTTTGCTGGTGATCCAGGCAtaagtgatgaggaagaagaagatgaagttgaACTACCATACAtcatgaagaaggcaaagacaaagAGTAGTAAGAAAAAGATGAAGGAAAGAGTATATTTTGACCCTTCAATTCCCAATTCACATTTACTCTTGTGCAAGAGCTTGTGTTTTGATTCTGTTTACCAGTTCAGAGAAGCATTAAGAGATTTTCATATAAGGACTTTGAGGTCTTTTCACTACCACAGGAACACTCCAACAAGAATTATTGTTTGGTGTTCACAGAGAGAGCATGGATGTGAATTTTACATCTGTGCCTCCAGGATAGCTCATGAAAGAACATTTTGCATTAAGAAGTGTAACATGGAGCACACTTGTCCAGCATCAGCAGAGAACACAAAAGTTACTACTAAGTGGCTTTCCAAAGAAGTTGAGCCATCTCTTAGAGCAGATCCTAGAGCACCTGTGGATTCACTTACTAAAAACAGCAAAGTCAAGTTTTCAGTTGATGTATCAAATAGTGTGGCCTATAGGGCAAGGAGGAAGGCTATGAAGGTTGTACAAGGTGACCAGAAGGAGCAGTACTATAGACTGAGGGACTACCTACAAGCAGTTCTTGACACAAACCCTGGTAGCAGGTGTGTAGTTACAACATTTGAGGACCCAGAAAACCCTGCCCCAACTCCTAGATTTAAGTACATGTTctactgcttgcatgcatcaaagcAAAGATTTCTTAATGGTTGCAGGCCCTTTATAG AgcttgatggttgcttcatcaagcTAACCACTGGACAGCAAATTCTTGCAGCCACAGGAAGAGATGGCAACAACAACATCTACCCCATAGCCTTTGGTGTGGTTGATAAGGAAGATTCAGAaagttggacatggttcttaacccagCTAAGATGTTGCATTGGAAGTGGAAGCAAGTTTGGAACCTACACCATTATTTCTGACAGGCAAAAG GGTCTTCTTAAGGCTATAAATGAGGTGTTCCCTGATTCCCCTCAGAGATTCTGCCTCAGGCACATCTATGCAAATTTTCAGTCAGCTGGTTTCAGAGGAGCAGAACTAAAAAAGCTAGTAGATAAGGCTAGCTACTCATTCACCAAACATGGCCATGAATTAGCAATGGCAGAGCTTAAAGCAGAGTGTGAGGATGCCTGGAAGTGGCTTTCAAAAATTCCAAAGGAGACTTGGTGTAGGTCTTCAATGGATTACAATTGCAAAACTGATCTTGTTGTGAACAACCTGAGTGAGGTTTTCAACAAAATGATCCTTGATGTTAGGGCCAAACCAATTAGAACTATGTTTGAAGGAATAAGGACTAAGCAAATGATCAAAAGGCAGAAGACCAGGGAAAAAACAGAGAACAGCAGGTGGATGATCACACCCAACTATTCAGAGAAACTAGAGGAGAATAAGAAGTATGCCAAATTTTGTGAGGCACATAAGGCTGGTCCTGACATTTGGCAAGTGTCTAGTAAGGAAAATCAGTACTGTGTCAACCTAGCTACTAACTCATGTGACTGCAGGAGGTGGGACATGACAGGTGTGACATGCAGTCATGCAATAGCAGCAATGAGCAAGATTCACATGCACCCAGAGGACTATGTGCATGAATTTTTCAAAAAACCACTATATATTGAAGCATACAAAGACATAGTGTACCCTGTCCCTGATCCTGGATTCTGGCCTGACACCCATACTCAGGATATTGAGCCACCAGTGTTCAAAGAAAAAGCAGGGAAGAAACAAACAGCTAGGAGAAAGGGCCAgtttgaggtgcctgcaccaaaaGACACAAGCAGGATGGGAACAATTACATGCAGCAATTGTGGTCTACAGGGCCATAGATTTACTTACTGTGGGACAGCTCTAAACCCAAGTCTTCAGATGAGAAAGAACTTACACCAG GAGAATAGAGAAATTTTTAGGGGTTCCTCTAGTGCTAGTCACCCACCTCCAGAACCACCACATCAACACCAAACTTCACAGAGGCCAGCCTCATCTACTCCACCTCCTAAAGCAGTGAGGAACAGAAAAACAGCAGCAGATAAGAGAGCTTCAGCATCAACTATTTCTGCAGGAGCAGCCAGGTCTTCACCAGCACCTCCAACAGGATCAGCatcaacaagagctccaagaggaTCAGCATCAACAAGAACATTCAATGCACCAAGAGCATCCACTGCAGAATCAGGGATATTAGCAGGCAAGAGGAAGAGGAAACCCCCTAGCAAGTTTGCACTATATTTTAGTGCTAGTGGAAACCATTGA